Within Quercus lobata isolate SW786 chromosome 5, ValleyOak3.0 Primary Assembly, whole genome shotgun sequence, the genomic segment ACGCCCAAAATGAAGTCCAACAGGGTCGgcatctccatttttttttttagatttgctaAAGTAGCTCTCCAGGCCTGGAGAGCACTGTAGCAATCACTGTAGCTTTTGCAAAGATTATTTCTCATTAAACTAATACcggttgaattaaaaaaatatttttttctctttcctccctttctctttcttccttactctctttctctcttctttatctCAACGGCTACAAAACGCAAAATACAATCCAAAcatgaaaacaatttttctcataaaccaaatgaaatcagaaaaaaaagaaaaagaaaagagagagacctaTTCATGagcaaaataattaattcaatctCAATAATCACAACcgattaaaatttttaattttcactcaATAATCACAACGGTAACAACAAAACTATTCTTGATCttttctctcaaacatctctaaactcagtctcaatcaaaatacaaactcaaatcacaattttaaaactaatcaaattagaaccaaaaaaaaaaaaaaaaaaaacaaagctgACCCATCTGAGCCTCGGTGGGGAGGAGGATATGCGGTGGTGGGAGAAGGACAAGCGGACGATCTTCATGTGTGAGAGAGAGCTCCAGCCGAAGTGCtgctagagaagaaaagaaaaaaagaaaagtgctcCTAGTGTTCCAGTCGAAGTGCTGCTAGAGAAGAAAAGTGCTCCAGCCGCtgctagagaagaaaagaaaaaaaaaaaaaaaaaaaaaaaaaaaaaaaaaaaaaaaaaaaaaaaaaaaaaaaaaaaaaggtgctccAGAGAAAGTGCTAGAGAAGAATAGAGATAAGGGAAAGGtatggaggagaaaaaaagaggaaaaaagaaaagaaaagaaacgtgtggaggaaaaaaagagataaaaggaaaaataaaaaatcttaattgaaaaatactattactatatttttacaatattttctcaataaattttaagtaacagatttttattagttaatattggcgactaaaaaaataatttcagtgatgggttcaaattagaactagtaataactttccacataaattttgttgtgaaagtattgcgtaaaatgttgtgaacatggcaattcttattgaaaaatatagttgttaaaaaaagaataaatgatgattaaaaaaagaataaacaataaatgataaaataatatttaaatgagatagagaatggaATAGAGAATCTATTGAAaagtatatttgaaaaagtgagtaccTAAAAGTtaaatgtcactgttcattTTTCAAACAGGTAAAAATTAGGCAAAAATTTAGAGAGGATGCTGAAGATGCTCTCACTTCGGAATTACAATCACATGCCAAGCAAAGAAACTTTAGAAAAGTGGAGCACATTCCAAAGTATTTTCCTTCGGTGGGCTTATTCATAGATAGAGGAATAGATTATAGATCAGGAACAGGAAGGCAGTGTGAGTAGCCATGGCAGTAGAAAATGCTCTTTGCATGAATGGGGGAGATGGAGAATCTAGCTACGCCAATAACTCACTCCTtcaggttctctctctctttctcagacACACATATACATGAACATTAGTCTGCTTGCAGAGGCACAGAGATGGCATACAAAATACACATGTTCTTTTGAaaacacatacaaaattttccatttttatgttgtttatcTTTAAATTAAGCTGACTAAAAGATTTGATTATTATGTCCACATCTTTCAGAAAAAAGTAATATTGGAGTCGAGGTCCTTCCTAGTGGACACCATTAAAGACATGTTAAAGATCAGAATTCCCACTTGTTTCAAAGTGGCTGACTTGGGTTGCTCTTCAGGACCCAACACCCTCTTGGTGATCTCTGAAATTATTGACACCATCCATGAAATGTGCCAGCAAACAAATACCGAATCACCTGAGTTTCTAGTGTTACTAAATGATCTCCCAGAAAATGACTTCAATGCAATTTTCAAAACTCTACCAGCTTTCCATGAGAGGCTTAAGAAAGACAAGGGAGACAAGTTGGGGCCTTGTTTTATTTCTGGAACACCTGGTTCCTTCTATGGGAGGCTCTTTCCAAGCCAGTGTCTACATCTTGTACATTCTTCTTATAGTCTTCATTGGCTTTCACAGGTTAGCATTCTCTCAGAGCATATTGTTCATAAAACCTATTCCAATTTGATTTAGCAAAAATATGCATGAGTAATTGAGAAATTCATATATGTTTAGTGTTAAAAATAACTTTTcccctattaaaaaaataaaataaaatttacccACTAGCAAGGTTAATGAATGATATTTTCAGTGGCAGAGCCACCTTCTATGGGGCCATGGGGGCAATTGCTTaactaaaatttgtaaaagaattgtcagacttttttttttttttaaaggattgcataagaaatgataaattatgtgatatttttaaaaaatttgagtcTGGTAACAAATGGCCATTTATGGTCTCAAATAGGCTTCTCAATCATAGTTTGAACATTTCACCTATCAATTCCGCCATTTTGGTTTTGTAGCCTCTTCTGCAAACTAATCCATATTCTTTTATCGCATTAGTGGCTAATCCATTGTCTTCCACCTCCTTTACAACGGCGACATTATCATCACAGGGAACAATTCCAACATTATTACCAATTTTATTCATCAATTTGGTCTCATTTGTTAACTCAAGGACCTTGGGACCCTTCATTACTTCATGGATTGACAGGTTCATTAGTTTGTTTTTCAATCAGGTCATGTGTGACACCAATTTGCTTTATTGCCAAATatgtttcattgttttttttgtaAGATACCTTGATGTGCTTCACACAAATGCACACCTTTGTCTGATCCAAGTTCTTATAGAAGCATCATGGGTGCTTTACAGCATGCACCTCACATTCATCGAATCTTGATCTCTCTTTGGCAATTAATCTAGTCTGCAAATTCAGGCATTGTCCTATTGATATCCATTTGATTGCAATCAAACCCATCTTCAGTTATTTACATGCCAGCACAAAGCATATCAAGGTTGAATACTTTATTTGTGAGTGCAAAATTCTTTGCAAGTATTTGGCAATCAATTTTGTCTTTACCAATTACCAACttgcaaatattttctccaaGAGCCTCCCATCTCAATGTTTGTTAACAACTGGTTTGCTGTTGATGAttagttatatttattttattaagctTTTAATTCCAATTATGTTTATTTCTCACTTGGCTTCCTCATGTGACTTCAATTTCTTAATTCcaaattatatcatataaaCAGCAATGTACTTCAGACTTCAATTAGTCTAATACATtgaaatcaatttaaattattaagtaACTCGGTTTATTGATTTATCTGATTTGCTTTCTCTACATAATCTTTGCATAAACTATATTTCTTTCATTGCATAGGtgaatataaaattattcaatcctaaaatttaaaattgggtTCCAGTAAATACTAAGtctttattcatttatttatagttttcaCCCACTTAGTATAAATCCTAACTTTACTAATGGACAGGTGCCAAGAGGGGTTGTGAATAACAAAGGTAACATATACATCGCAAAATCGAGCCCTCCCAACGTATTCAAAGCCTACATGGACCAATTTCATACAGATTTCTCAATGTTTCTATGTTCACGCTCTAAGGAAATATTGCCTGGAGGACGTATGATTCTTACCTTCATTGGAAGGAGCAATGTAGATCCCAACACAAATTGTTGTTACGACCTTTGGGAGCTTCTGGCAAAATCACTTCTTGACATGGTCCCTGaggttgtttgtttttaatatcGAATTTCATACTTAACAAAGTTTGGCTCCAAACATATTTAGAGTTATCTTTTCTAACTCATTCTAATGGTCTTTCAATCGTCACATAGTAGGTTGAAACAAGATAGCaccaaatatgtttggagccaattctttttccttatatctaacttttttttttaaaaaaccaaatgATTCAATTTTAGGGCCTTGTTAAGGAGAAGGATGTAGATTCGTTCAATTTGCCATATTATGAACCTTGCATGGAAGAAGTAAAGGCAATCATTGAAGACGAGGGGTCTTTCAATGTAGATAGGCTTCAAATGTTTGAATTCAATGACCCCAATGGTGACATTGATAACAAGTATCAGAGTGCACAAAGTATGGCAAATGGTTTAAGAGCTGTAACAGAAGCAATGCTGGCTAGTCATTTTGGAGAGACCATAATTGACAATTTATTTGCCAAGTTTGCAAAGCATATGGCGGAGGAATTTTGCCAGGAGATGACAAGGTACATCAGTATAGTCACTTGCATGACCAAGAAGTAAGTAAATTATTATGAAGATATGCATGGAAATTTAGTAATTGCTGATAAAGTTCTATGATTACATGGTTGATAAAGTTGCCTCTCTCTAGTATGAAGTCTCCATGAACAATGCTTATACTTATTATCTCTATCATTTGTATTCATGAAGGATGATTTGCAACAACAATAAAAGTTGTTTATTACAAGGTGCATTATTCACGTTCTATCAAATGCAAGTTACCTTCACGTTAATAGTACGATTTGGGCCTTGCCATCAGGCCCGGCCCCCTACTAGAGAAACTGAGAAAGTCCACTAATGTGGGGgacaataattattttattaaaaaaaaaaaaaaaaaaaaaaaaaaaaaaaaaaaaactgtatattttctttttccttcaagttTAAGAAGACCCTAAAAGTTGAGTGAtgtttaaaacaaattttaatacttgacttgaaagCACCATCCATTCATGGCCTGCCCAAAAGCACCTTTCAATCATTCAACAGAGAAGagatacccacaaatgaaataTTCTACCTAATCAGTAACAATATAATTAGGGTTGAATCAAATTCTTAGAAGATATTCTTattgagtccaaatcttctgtctcattAATTGTGCTCCACTTTATGCTCCACCAATAAAATTTGGACATTTGTCCTCTCCCATTAAGTGAGATAACCCTAACTTTAACATTGACGTTAACGTTAAAATcatacccctttttttttcttccgcaacttttgtttcttctctttgtttccaacttttggtttctttttttcccttctctatGTGGTTGATGTTAACAAGAACTCTTTTGAGTTTTGTCTCTTGCTGCAgctttagttttttatttggaCTCTTCCCTCTATTGTCTCATTGTATTCCTATCTTTCTCCCAAAGTTTTTATTGTTCACTGCCACAAAGATTCCTTTTGTCCTATAGGTCCAGatttgtttcaacttttgagAGACTCCTGCTGAAACAAGCAACCTTCAAGGCTATcaaggtttctttttttttttctcttctctatgTGGTTTACGTCTCAAGTGTTCATCTTCATCCTcacttcatcttcatcttcaagtgTTCATCGGCTTCTATTGGTTTCTACAAAGTGACTTGTCTATGGTGATAatggtgtttgatttttgttccaTTATGAAACATGTGGAAAGAAAAACTTTCTTGGACGATGTAAAGGTTGTAGTCAGTAAATAATTGGGGTTGCTGGATTTTGTATTTTACATGTTTGTTGAAATTCTTGAATGAGTGATTGGGACGGGAAGCTCCTCCATAGAAGCTCTGTTGTATATATCttaggcgaaaaacacattttggtctctacattttcagctgatttccgttttagtccctaagttttttttttaccgcttttagtccctctcctgaaaaacgcttccattttagtccctgccgttacatcagaaacggatattgcagacgtggcaaacggcaaaattaaataataataaactaatatccacgtggcctaaattaataataaaaaatattttttaatgccacatcaacatctaaattaaaaaaattaatttattaattttaactaaataaaaaaattaaaaacagaattaaaaactaaaaatcttatgaattgagatctaagtgtgccttgaacaagaacacaaacccagatccaagaacacaaacccagaaattatttaaaaaaaaaaaaaaactaaccaaagCCAGAAATTCCGATCTCAAAGCCAACCCACAACAACCCAGgccaagaaaatcaacccacagccacaaacccaaaaaaaaaaaaaaaaatgtcaacaaCTCAAATCTAAACCAAAAGacagcaaaaaaaataataaaagacaagaaaaacaatttcttaGGAGCTGATGGATATTGTTAGCAAATTTGGGTTCGTGGATATTGTTatggatttttgttgtttttttatttttctttgtcttggCTGGTTTCagttgaaaaagagagagcaaatcTGGGTTCGTGATATGTGCTTTCTATCATCGATCCCTACAGAAACCCAGAACAAGAGAGAGCAAATCTGGGTTCgttgaaaaagagagagcaaaatcaacccacagcAACAGCAGCGAAGCATCAGTTCGAAACCCAGAACAACCAATCTTAGAGCATCAGTTCTAAACCAACCCAAAACAACCAATCTTCAAGCATCGGTTTTCAAAACCCAGAATAACCTAGAACAAGCATAGAAGCATCTATCTAAATCCAATACCCAAGCGAGCAAAACCCAGAACAACCAATCTGATGCTTCAAATATGTGCTTTCTATCATCGATCCCTACAGAAACCAGGAAATTACGAAACTGATCCGACTCACCGGAGCGCTCCGAGTCGCTGACGAGTTTCAGCTCGTCCCACCCGCCGTAACTCGCTGAGGCAGAGGTACAAGAAGCGCTTGCAGAGCAAATGATGTGGGTTTCGTGGCTTTGAAGCCATTTTCGGCATGTAAAACGAAAAAGGCTTCGGCTTTCCTGAGAAAGTG encodes:
- the LOC115992701 gene encoding salicylate/benzoate carboxyl methyltransferase-like, with the protein product MAVENALCMNGGDGESSYANNSLLQKKVILESRSFLVDTIKDMLKIRIPTCFKVADLGCSSGPNTLLVISEIIDTIHEMCQQTNTESPEFLVLLNDLPENDFNAIFKTLPAFHERLKKDKGDKLGPCFISGTPGSFYGRLFPSQCLHLVHSSYSLHWLSQVPRGVVNNKGNIYIAKSSPPNVFKAYMDQFHTDFSMFLCSRSKEILPGGRMILTFIGRSNVDPNTNCCYDLWELLAKSLLDMVPEGLVKEKDVDSFNLPYYEPCMEEVKAIIEDEGSFNVDRLQMFEFNDPNGDIDNKYQSAQSMANGLRAVTEAMLASHFGETIIDNLFAKFAKHMAEEFCQEMTRYISIVTCMTKK